Genomic segment of Arachnia propionica:
CAGGAAAAGTTGAGCTGTTGCGGGAATGGACTCGTGGCTGTTACGCGTCGCAATGGAGCCTGACCTTTGAGGTCAGGAAAAGGCCTACTCCCGCCCCCTGCGGTACCTGCTCAACTAGTCGCAATGGAGCCTGACCTTTGAGGTCAGGAAAAGAAGGCGGGGGCCGCGAGGGAGCGGTGGTCGAGCCCGTCGCAATGGAGCCTGACCTTTGAGGTCAGGAAAAGAGGTAATGACAATGTGGAAACAGGCCTGAACTGGATTCTGTCGCAATGGAGCCTGACCTTTGAGGTCAGGAAAAGCACATCGCCTGTCCAAACTTCCGCCGGAAGGGGCTCCGTCGCAATGGAGCCTGACCTTTGAGGTCAGGAAAAGGGCCTTGATGCTGCGCACGTCGGACAGCAGGTCCCGGTCGCAATGGAGCCTGACCTTTGAGGTCAGGAAAAGGGTCGGCGGACATACCCATTCCCTGGGCAGTCTTGATGTCGCAATGGAGCCTGACCTTTGAGGTCAGGAAAAGGCTCACTGGTCCCCCTTGGGGGCGTCGAGGTAGTCGGGGTCGCAATGGAGCCTGACCTTTGAGGTCAGGAAAAGGGGAGTAGTAGGCGAGCAGGGCGTCGGTGACCTCCGGTCGCAATGGAGCCTGACCTTTGAGGTCAGGAAAAGGGGTCGGGACGTCGCGGAGTTGCTTGATCCTGAGCAGGTCGCAATGGAGCCTGACCTTTGAGGTCAGGAAAAGGGACGACGGCACCAAAGCGCATCTGATCCTCGACATGGTCGCAATGGAGCCTGACCTTTGAGGTCAGGAAAAGGGCGGGCCATCACCGCACTCCAAGAAAGGAACACCGCATGTCGCAATGGAGCCTGACCTTTGAGGTCAGGAAAAGCCGACGGGTCGCTGGAAGGTAGGGCGGGTCGAGGTAGTCGCAATGGAGCCTGGCCTTTGAGGTCAGGAAAAGGGAAGGAAATGGGCACCACCCTGCCCGGGCAGCTCGAGTCGCAATGGAGCCTGACCTTTGAGGTCAGGAAAAGGGTGTTGTCGGTCGGCAACTGGTACTTGCCGACGATGTCGCAATGGAGCCTGACCTTTGAGGTCAGGAAAAGGCAGCACCATGGTTCACCGCCGGGCGGAGGGGCCCACTGGTCGCAATGGAGCCTGACCTTTGAGGTCAGGAAAAGGTTCCTCGGTGCTGCCATGACTCTCATCATCCTTCCCAGTCGCAATGGAGCCTGACCTTTGAGGTCAGGAAAAGGTGGAGGCTGAAACGATGAAGGAGGTGGGTCTGAAGTCGCAATGGAGCCTGACCTTTGAGGTCAGGAAAAGCCACGCCCCATTGTATCTCACCCCAAGGAGTCCCCATGTCGCAATGGAGCCTGACCTTTGAGGTCAGGAAAAGGGCGCACGTCAGGATCTCGCCGGGAACCAGTAGCAGGTCGCAATGGAGCCTGACCTTTGAGGTCAGGAAAAGCTCCGGCCTGTGGTCCCGCTGGGCCAGCGTGGACTTGTCGCAATGGAGCCTGACCTTTGAGGTCAGGAAAACATCAGCAGCGATGTGACATACACGGCACCAGCAGGTCGCAATGGAGCCTGACCTTTGAGGTCAGGAAAAGGCTCGCGATTTCTTTGGTCTCTGACTACTAGTATTACACGGGTCTGCGAGCGCCGACCAGCTGGGGCGTGCGTGAAGGGTTGTTCGTTCTCCGTAAGTGGAGTGAAACCTGCTCTGACTAGGGTGCGAGCACTCCCCAGGGGTTTGGTGGGTACCGGAGCGCTCGCGTGGTAGCTAGACAATCTGCGGCCCTCTGGTGGGTAGGTCCTCGTGGTGCCCGACGAAGATGAACCGATCCTCGCCGATCTCGCCCAGGTCCACGATGACCACCGAGTCGACGGCCAAGTTCATGATCTTCTCTCCAGCTGCTCTCAGGTGAATCAGCTCAGACCTGTTGAGGTCACAGATGAAAACGGAGTACTGGAGGCGTTCTCCATGGGCCTCCATCAGCTTGCAGATTCGCCGCAGTCTTCCGGGTTCACGGATGTCATATGCCACCAGATAGCGCCGCCTCCGTGTCTTCATCTGGTCACCATCGCAGTGTACTGGTCCAGTTCGCCGGTGAGGAACGCTCCCAGAACACGGGCCTGGATGTCCATGATTCTGCGGTAGGTCGCCTTGTAGCCGAACTGTGGGTGGGTGATCTCCTGATCGAGGCGACGTTCGTATGCTCGCAGGACCGCTTTGCGCCCACTCGGTTTCAACATGCAGCCTCCGGCGCGTGTCCGGAAGTCGTGTGGGCCAACCTCCCGGTTGTTCAGTACCTGCACCACGACACTCTCCGCCACCAATGGGCGGAACTCCTCGGCGAGATCCAGCGCGAGTGCGGGACGCCCGAACCTCGGTTTGTGGAACATGCCCAAGTATGGGTCGAAACCCACCGACGCCAGTGCCACCGTCAGATCCTTCACCAGCAATGCGTAGCAGAAGGACAGAAGGGCGTTCAGGGGGTCTGGTGGTGGCCTACGGGAACGACCGTTCTCGTGGAAATCCGACACGTCAATGCGTGTGTTGTCGCCGATCATGGCTGGGAAACTCGCGAAATAGAGTCGTGCTGCTGTCCCCTCGATGCCCAATAGTTGGCCGGGAGAGGCGGCTTTTGTCGCCTGTATCGCTAGTTCTTTCAACTGATTCCCGATACGTTCGGCCTCGGTGCGTGAGTTGCGCCGCATCAGTGTTCGGCTGTTTCGGATTTTTCCCGATATCATATTCCGTGCGGCTTCCAGGCGTTTCTGTTCCGATGCCCCGAACTGTGCTATTCGTAAATCAACATTCTTGCCCGGAAGTCCTTCGGCCATTCCTGCGAACCAGCCCCCATACGTGAACCAGAGGATCGGAAGATCGTTGCTCATGAGTTCCCTCACAGCCTGCGAGGAGACGGTAACGTTTCCGAAGACGCAAAGCTGACTCACATCGATGAGACGGTAACTTGCCTGTAGCTCGCCGTCGAGACGTACCTCCAACCTGTCGTTGCGAATCCCGACGGTGGAACCCTGCATCGTCACGTACACGGGACGTCCCTCGAGGATGGGTGCCATCAACCTCTTGAGAGGCCGTCTTTCCCGAGGAGGGATCTTCAGTGAGGTCAGTTCGTCGGGGAGACAGATGCCGACCAGCGAGCAGCGAGGACATTTCGGACTGTTCCTCAGTGGAGGCGGCGGTTTCGGGTCGGCAGCAACACGCCACGCGTCCTTGAGGGTTTCCGTGATTTCACTGAGGGCCGTTTCATCGATGCGAATCACAACTCGTCGCCGGGTTTCGGCATACCAGATTTCCGCCCGCTCCACAACGTATCCGGCCTCCTTCAGGAGCAGAGCCTGAATCAATAGCTGAGTCCTGTCGTTCGGCCAAGGAGCCCCGGTCTTGTCCGGGTGCCCTTTCTTGTAGTCGACGGGGACGACGGAACCGTTCCCGCCGTCCTCCACCAAGTCCAGTTTCGCCACCAGCCCTAGGCCAGGTGAACTCAGGGACACTGATCGTGCGGTCCTGCCGCCCCAGGCCTCGGACTTGTCGGGTAGATCCCCGGATTCCTCGTCAACGACGCGGTGCAGGTAGCGGCCCTCCTCGACGTCATCGCTGGTCGTGAAGCGTGACTGTACCCATTCCAGATGGAATAGGCGCGGACAGTAGACGAACTCGTTGAGCATCCGTGCCGGGACCGTTTCCGGGAGCCCCGGGATGTCTGGCCTGACAGTCATCGTTGCGCAGGAATCAAGAGGCCAGCGGAATGTTCACTGGGAGCTCGTCGCGCTCGACAGACGTGGAAAATACCCAATAGGCGGATCTTTTGATTCAAGGGAACATCTAGGTCGCCATCCAACTCCGGGTGTTCGACCAAGGCCTTGATGGCGAGCGGCCCAAGTGGTTCCACCCAAAGCGGAAGACGTAATTCTTGTATGCTTCTGCGTCCTTTGCCCACCAAATGCCAACCGCTCGTACGAGGCTTCTTTCCCGCCGCTGTGGTTGTCCATATTGGATATGACATGAGTGCCAGCCAAGTTGCTCCCGGGACGCCGCGCATCCTTCCGGTTCTGCCTCTACCGTCATCGATCGCTTTCCATGCCGCTCTGTGATCCAAGTACTCTCCGGTTACACCGGGTACCCGCACCCAGCCGGTGAGGGCCTCGTGGAGATATTCTGGGTGTTTCTGCACGTGCTCCAAAGGTTTCTTCAGCATGGTTGCAATTGACTGCTTGCCGGACGATGCGATGAATTGACTGACTGAACAACGCTTCTGCGAGTTGGATTTTTGATTTTTTGATCCGGAATCGCTCTTCTCGGAGGTAGCTGCCAAGTCGGTGATGAGGCTGGTCAGCCATGAAAACATCGTTGCGCTTTCTGTTTCAGAGATTTCCGGGAATAGGTTCTCCGCAAAAGAGTGCAGTTTCCCCTGTGGCACCCGTAGTTTGTCCGGGGCCTCCCCGGGAGGGGGAAAACCCATTGGACCGCCCGGCACGGAAACCCCTTCCGGCATGGTTCTGACGATGTCGACGAGAGCTTCAGCAACCTCATCAACCGTTGCCAGGGAAGAGGTCAGCACGGGACGGTGATCGGTCGTATTCCAGTGCAGCCGGGCATTGTTGTCGGTGAAGTCGTGGATGAGCCGCAGCGTCCCGATCGCCGCGAGAATTGCCAGGGGCGAGTCGCCGAGCAGGGCCGGAAGCGTGACGTGGTTCATCATGATCCCTCCGAGGACACGGTCATGTCGGCGCAGCGCACAATGGCTTCCAGCAGGGCGAGTCCCCACCGGCCGTACCGGGCGTTGAGCCGGGAGAAACGTTCGGCATCCGAGAGCCGAACACTGGTGGGTAGCGCAGATACGACCTGAATGCCGTCGACGACAGCCTCCAAGGTGTGTTCTCCGGTGTCGAGCACTGGCGGCAGGAAAGGCCTGGCGTGTCCGTGGTGGCTCGCGACCAGGTGGTGCAACAGCTCCGGATCTCCCGGATACGGCTCGGTCAGTCCCGCCAGGTACTCGGCGACGAGGACCTCGGACCAGGCCTCGTGTCGTGCCCCCTGGGGCAGGCCGCTCAGTTGCCTTGCTCGTCGGTACTGCTGCCGATCACCAGGCGGCATGCCGGATTTCGCGAGTGGTTCGTCCGCCAGTTCCGCGCGGATCGGATCGCCCCCGAACA
This window contains:
- a CDS encoding CRISPR-associated endonuclease Cas4/Cas1, producing MTVRPDIPGLPETVPARMLNEFVYCPRLFHLEWVQSRFTTSDDVEEGRYLHRVVDEESGDLPDKSEAWGGRTARSVSLSSPGLGLVAKLDLVEDGGNGSVVPVDYKKGHPDKTGAPWPNDRTQLLIQALLLKEAGYVVERAEIWYAETRRRVVIRIDETALSEITETLKDAWRVAADPKPPPPLRNSPKCPRCSLVGICLPDELTSLKIPPRERRPLKRLMAPILEGRPVYVTMQGSTVGIRNDRLEVRLDGELQASYRLIDVSQLCVFGNVTVSSQAVRELMSNDLPILWFTYGGWFAGMAEGLPGKNVDLRIAQFGASEQKRLEAARNMISGKIRNSRTLMRRNSRTEAERIGNQLKELAIQATKAASPGQLLGIEGTAARLYFASFPAMIGDNTRIDVSDFHENGRSRRPPPDPLNALLSFCYALLVKDLTVALASVGFDPYLGMFHKPRFGRPALALDLAEEFRPLVAESVVVQVLNNREVGPHDFRTRAGGCMLKPSGRKAVLRAYERRLDQEITHPQFGYKATYRRIMDIQARVLGAFLTGELDQYTAMVTR
- the cas2 gene encoding CRISPR-associated endonuclease Cas2 yields the protein MKTRRRRYLVAYDIREPGRLRRICKLMEAHGERLQYSVFICDLNRSELIHLRAAGEKIMNLAVDSVVIVDLGEIGEDRFIFVGHHEDLPTRGPQIV
- a CDS encoding type I-G CRISPR-associated protein, Cas3-extension family — protein: MMNHVTLPALLGDSPLAILAAIGTLRLIHDFTDNNARLHWNTTDHRPVLTSSLATVDEVAEALVDIVRTMPEGVSVPGGPMGFPPPGEAPDKLRVPQGKLHSFAENLFPEISETESATMFSWLTSLITDLAATSEKSDSGSKNQKSNSQKRCSVSQFIASSGKQSIATMLKKPLEHVQKHPEYLHEALTGWVRVPGVTGEYLDHRAAWKAIDDGRGRTGRMRGVPGATWLALMSYPIWTTTAAGKKPRTSGWHLVGKGRRSIQELRLPLWVEPLGPLAIKALVEHPELDGDLDVPLNQKIRLLGIFHVCRARRAPSEHSAGLLIPAQR